The following coding sequences lie in one Fusarium poae strain DAOMC 252244 chromosome 1, whole genome shotgun sequence genomic window:
- a CDS encoding hypothetical protein (MEROPS:MER0000320), whose translation MADLENREVYDESDKDDKHDKEDFDDDDYDDDEDHDTALNDAIKDMETRFNKPKPSQHDIDEFINRHGDVVTQAWETHGSFLHEIILRVSKRTKFTWGDPDHISSLVETLVSRYPHLLEAKNEENQTPLYQAIRAKKWTYKLVDSILVGSKDEHIQKALEFSFGEGPSLKTCLTTAFDTLGDPGTPGKANTLSNLIFRSSSKALAMCDGTGKSPFHYAVRYSQCSDGRVALIKKLLDKDSKTVEGLRADFKNEPLKTFLDIYYTRKEDGIEYSVYTEHGRTKVVFQAEEARKEQELKPQETIDRSRPRSTTIILPAKDKDPPKSGFREKSYKGSEDRERGGKKPDRDRDSRKQPEPETMTENERKRQQLKEEERRQREGLQNNGENEYQQGLLQPKDAGLGDQGDKIEETMSKIRTSQLKTSHAPNSPIKRVATESRGVETAKKGKKKVSPPKTLSSEVLEKNSEKVRELLKLHYMRTRSIREVTYFLYGKNPKDVHISFDCCGLLSETHDDLFSKQFGHDSNSGITFDSVLMYARFPVVRVKRSGRLAPVQRARGRQDMEFFAGWLKRKGVERILTLQVQEDNQDPHSDESIQSVLRNFTVEHLDWQKPDLDPLTICERADISKVDQDAWKLANADTLIKPRKDLRQLTLKWSGSNAALRAWSEAGGLPQLLELRKIDLHIPAVLELPDHPDWINRNLDLFQVRLTQGYMANHPPKSDDETKEPRRPNYRGIEVIQSWDDRKFENSTARKVVTKSIGMPDAADEHEWIKQMEKFSKPMSELWKETLKESINPLNSSPEDARLISTTDSQILSTLRKDVIVALIDDGVDTLDPAFSNQFVEGKTFDYQGDDGLGQYYVSANGHGTDMARMILKVCPMARIYSIKLKTQPSKGGQHLTIDESSIAPAIEAALEKKADVISMSWTIPIPETGTENQKRIDKVLKLACSKDVVMFCSSPDQRTQTKHYPSHYNRDKIFLIGAADDSGTAFNHAGLDNDFIFPGVNVNTGSNHSRSYSTDPTSGVQVATGSSIATALAAGLAAMVTYCFKTSALAAVTTRIAQGRPPTASGTELVKPQDVDRIAHHDGLKKVFDRIGTMDGGKFIAVWRIFRPATECLTDGKLTYEQKVTHIMELCRDLMDRMDR comes from the exons ATGGCAGATTTGGAAAATAGAGAGGTTTACGATGAGAGCGATAAAGATGACAAACATGATAAGGAAGAttttgacgacgacgactacgacgacgatgaagaccATGACACTGCCCTGAATGACGCTATCAAGGACATGGAGACCAGGTTCAAcaagccaaagccaagccAACACGATATCGATGAATTCATCAACCGACATGGTGATGTTGTAACACAGGCCTGGGAGACTCATGGTTCATTTCTGCATGAGATTATCCTTAGAGTTTCGAAGAGAACCAAATTTACCTGGGGTGATCCAGACCATATCTCTTCCCTTGTCGAAACACTCGTCTCAAGATACCCCCATTTGCTCGAGGCGAAGAACGAAGAGAACCAGACGCCTTTGTACCAAGCAATTCGGGCAAAGAAATGGACTTATAAATTAGTCGACTCTATCTTGGTTGGAAGCAAGGATGAGCATATCCAGAAAGCACTAGAGTTCTCTTTCGGCGAGGGTCCGTCTTTGAAGACATGCTTGACAACAGCGTTCGACACTCTGGGCGACCCGGGAACACCAGGGAAGGCCAATACTCTGTCAAACTTGATCTTCAGATCAAGTAGTAAAGCACTAGCAATGTGTGATGGTACTGGCAAGTCCCCATTTCATTACGCAGTGCGGTATAGCCAGTGCAGTGACGGACGAGTAGCTCTGATCAAGAAACTACTCGATAAAGATAGTAAAACGGTGGAGGGTCTCAGAGCCGACTTCAAAAATGAACCTTTGAAGACATTCTTAGACATTTACTACACTCGAAAAGAAGACGGGATAGAATACTCGGTTTATACTGAGCATGGAAGAACGAAAGTGGTGTTtcaagcagaagaggcaCGAAAGGAGCAAGAGTTAAAGCCACAGGAGACTATCGATCGAAGTCGTCCAAGGTCTACAACCATTATTCTTCCCGCAAAGGACAAGGATCCTCCAAAGTCTGGTTTCCGTGAGAAGAGTTATAAGGGTTCTGAGGATCGGGAACGTGGAGGAAAGAAGCCTGATCGTGACCGGGACTCTCGCAAGCAACCTGAACCCGAAACCATGACAGAAAATGAGAGGAAGCGCCAGCAactcaaagaagaagaaagacgaCAACGAGAAGGTCTTCAAAACAATGGTGAGAATGAGTACCAGCAAGGCCTTTTGCAGCCCAAAGATGCTGGACTCGGTGATCAAGGAGACAAGATCGAAGAGACAATGTCAAAAATCCGAACATCTCAGCTGAAAACTTCGCATGCACCTAACTCGCCAATAAAAAGGGTTGCTACAGAATCAAGGGGTGTTGAAACGGCCAAGAAGGGTAAAAAGAAAGTCAGTCCACCCAAGACACTATCGTCAGAGGTGCTGGAGAAAAACTCGGAAAAGGTCCGCGAACTGCTCAAGCTCCACTATATGAGGACACGAAGCATACGAGAGGTCACATATTTCTTATACGGAAAGAACCCTAAAG ATGTCCATATCAGTTTCGATTGTTGCGGACTTTTGTCTGAGACTCACGATGATTTGTTTTCAAAGCAATTTGGTCACGATTCAAATAGTGGAATCACCTTTGACAGCGTCTTGATGTATGCTCGATTTCCGGTCGTCCGTGTTAAGCGCAGTGGAAGACTAGCGCCAGTCCAACGCGCACGAGGGCGACAGGACATGGAGTTTTTTGCCGGGTGGCTGAAGCGGAAGGGTGTTGAGCGTATCCTCACTCTCCAGGTTCAAGAAGACAATCAAGATCCTCATAGCGATGAGTCAATCCAGAGTGTTCTGCGAAACTTCACTGTCGAACATCTTGACTGGCAAAAACCAGATCTGGACCCGTTGACCATCTGTGAAAGAGCCGATATTAGTAAGGTTGATCAAGATGCCTGGAAGCTTGCCAATGCCGATACATTGATCAAGCCGAGAAAAGACTTGAGACAGTTGACTTTGAAATGGAGTGGTAGCAATGCTGCACTCAGAGCTTGGAGCGAGGCCGGAGGCTTACCACAATTATTGGAACTCAGAAAGATTGACCTTCATATCCCGGCTGTACTAGAG CTACCTGATCATCCAGATTGGATAAACCGAAACTTGGATCTGTTCCAAGTTCGTCTCACCCAGGGCTACATGGCGAACCATCCACCCAAGTCAGATGACGAAACGAAAGAGCCGAGGAGACCTAATTATCGAGGGATCGAAGTGATCCAAAGTTGGGATGACAGGAAGTTCGAAAACTCCACAGCTCGCAAGGTCGTAACCAAGTCAATTGGTATGCCTGATGCTGCCGACGAGCATGAATGGATCAAACAAATGGAGAAGTTCTCGAAGCCAATGAGTGAACTTTGGAAAGAAACTTTGAAAGAATCCATCAATCCACTAAATTCGTCTCCGGAAGATGCAAGACTTATTTCTACCACCGACAGTCAGATCTTGTCTACTCTTCGAAAGGATGTCATAGTAGCGCTCATCGATGATGGAGTCGATACTCTTGATCCGGCTTTCTCCAACCAATTCGTCGAAGGAAAGACCTTTGACTATCAGGGCGATGATGGTTTAGGCCAGTACTACGTCTCAGCAAACGGCCATGGCACCGACATGGCCAGGATGATATTGAAGGTTTGTCCCATGGCGAGGATTTACTCGATAAAATTAAAGACACAACCTAGTAAGGGTGGACAACATTTGACCATCGACGAATCATCAATTGCACCT GCAATTGAAGCCGCTTTAGAAAAGAAAGCAGATGTCATCTCCATGTCGTGGACAATCCCAATCCCAGAGACAGGGACTGAAAACCAGAAACGAATTGACAAAGTACTCAAGCTAGCATGTTCAAAAGACGTCGTCATGTTCTGCTCCTCGCCAGACCAAAGGACTCAGACCAAGCATTATCCTTCTCATTACAACCGTGACAAGATATTTCTAATCGGAGCTGCTGATGATAGCGGCACCGCTTTCAACCATGCCGGACTAGACAACGACTTTATCTTCCCTGGAGTCAATGTCAACACAGGCAGCAACCACAGCCGATCCTACTCAACCGATCCAACATCAGGCGTTCAGGTAGCGACAGGTTCAAGCATCGCCACAGCTCTGGCAGCTGGCCTAGCAGCAATGGTGACATACTGTTTCAAGACCAGTGCACTTGCTGCCGTCACAACGAGAATAGCACAGGGTAGACCCCCTACCGCAAGTGGTACTGAACTAGTGAAACCGCAAGACGTGGATAGAATTGCGCACCATGATGGGTTGAAGAAGGTTTTTGACAGGATCGGCACAATGGATGGTGGAAAGTTTATTGCGGTTTGGCGCATATTCAGGCCTGCCACTGAATGCTTGACTGATGGAAAACTAACTTATGAGCAAAAGGTTACTCATATAATGGAGCTTTGCAGAGACTTGATGGACCGCATGGATCGATAG